A genomic stretch from Priestia filamentosa includes:
- a CDS encoding GNAT family N-acetyltransferase: MVKIRKALDHERDMIREQRVKAYEEHAQIIPETHWNALRKAISSDADEQINVEHLVAAVDGEIVGSVALFPAKSDAYEGLVDMLDYPEIRMLAVTPHSRGKGIAELLIKECILRAKISNSKYIGLHTGEFMKTAMRLYERMGFIRMPQFDFQPANDGIIVKAYRLSIDL; encoded by the coding sequence ATGGTAAAAATTCGTAAGGCTTTAGATCATGAAAGAGACATGATTCGAGAACAAAGAGTGAAAGCATATGAAGAACATGCACAAATCATTCCAGAAACACATTGGAATGCTCTTAGAAAAGCCATATCGTCAGATGCTGATGAACAAATCAATGTTGAACATTTAGTTGCCGCAGTAGATGGGGAAATAGTAGGTAGTGTTGCTTTGTTCCCTGCAAAATCAGATGCTTATGAAGGCCTTGTTGATATGTTAGATTATCCTGAAATAAGAATGCTTGCTGTCACACCACATTCACGAGGAAAAGGTATTGCTGAGTTATTGATAAAAGAATGTATTCTTCGAGCAAAGATAAGTAATTCAAAGTATATTGGCTTACACACCGGAGAATTTATGAAAACGGCTATGCGACTGTATGAGCGTATGGGCTTTATACGAATGCCACAATTTGACTTTCAACCTGCCAATGACGGGATTATTGTAAAAGCGTATCGACTATCTATTGATTTATAA
- a CDS encoding IDEAL domain-containing protein: MENNVFNETNQVEINIHDEVMAELFLNQVMKDFKKGKILAEIDQSLKNKDKETFLRLTEELQSVS, from the coding sequence GTGGAAAATAACGTGTTTAATGAAACAAACCAAGTTGAAATAAATATACATGACGAGGTAATGGCTGAATTATTTTTGAATCAAGTTATGAAGGATTTCAAAAAAGGGAAGATCCTTGCAGAAATTGACCAATCATTAAAAAATAAAGATAAAGAAACTTTTTTACGTTTAACAGAAGAACTTCAATCTGTTTCTTGA